The sequence below is a genomic window from Vigna radiata var. radiata cultivar VC1973A unplaced genomic scaffold, Vradiata_ver6 scaffold_7, whole genome shotgun sequence.
CAAAACCTGAGAAACCCATCGACAAGGAAGCTATCCCAGATAAGAAGATTCAGAAAAACAAGACAAGGGAAGGATATGACAACTCTAAGAAGAATTCACACGCTTTTACTTCAGTGCTCACGGCTCGAAGCAAGGTAAAAATCAAGAACCTTGCTATGTACGAGAACGCCACCGTTCCTCTTTTTTTGGACAAGAAGTTCTTATGAAACTATTGCAGGCAGCAAGCGGCATAACAAACAAACCGAAGGAGCAGATTATTGACATTGATGCTGGTGATGTTGACAATGAGCTTGCTGCTGTGGAGTATATTGATCACCTTTACAGGTTCTATAAGCTTGTTGAGGTAACAAACGCGATTCCCTTGATCCATTTTGTATGCTGCGTTTGAAGTgagataattttaatatatgtaaacGTTCTTTTGATACATGAAGAATGAGAACCGCCCTCGTGACTACATAGAGTCACAACCTGAGATAAATGAGAGGTCCAGAGCTATACTAGTTAATTGGCTGATCGAAGTCAACACCAAATTTAACCTTTCACTTGAGACCCTTTACTTGACAATCAATATCATTGATCGGTTCCTATCAGTTAAGAGTATTCCAAGGAGTGGGGAACTGCAATTGGTTGGCATCAGTGCCATGCTGATGGCATCCAAGTATGAAGAAATCTGGGCGCCTGAGgtgtgtatttatatatatgtgtgtgtacaTATACATTTGTTACTACGTTGATGTATTGACCTTTTCAATGAATATCTAACACTTGTGTTGAACTGCAGGTTGAAGGTCTTGTCTGCCTTACAACATACACTCATGAACAGATACTGGTTATGGAGAAAACCATACTATATCAGCTGGAATGGACTTTGACTGTGCCAACACCTCTTGTTTTCCTGGTTCGTTTTATCAAGGCAACAGTCCCAGATCAGGAGGTGAGTGAGTTGTCAggcctttcttttttctttttttttttcaaatctcttAACCTATGATTCTTGCTATTGAACTTGTTGCTCAATGTCTGCATTTTTAGTTGGAAAACATGGCTCATTTTCTGTCTGAGTTGGGATTGGTGAACTATGCAACCATAATGTATTGCCCGTCAATGATTGCTGCCTCAGCAGTGTTCGCAGCTAGATGCACTCTGAATAAGACTCCCCTTTGGAATGAGACACTTAAGTTGCACACTGGTTACTCACAAGAACAACTTATGTACGTGAATTGGACATATTGTATTAGTAAAATCCTTCtattgtttctttaattttaattgtatttggttttgtttgttaCAAACAGGGAATGTTCTAGATTATTGGTGAGTTTCCACTCCATGGTTGGGGATGAAGAAGAGCTGAAGGTAGTGCACAGAAAGTATTCTGATCCTCAGAAAGGAGCTGTTGCTATGCTCCCACCAGCTAAAAATCTTCTGCCTGAAGGTACTGTTTCTCAATAGAGTTGAAGAAGCAGGCAAAAATCAACTCCTTTAGTTTTTTCACAGTCAATTCCTTCGTCGCCTTATGAAATTCACTAAGTGCAACAAGGTGAAATTTGGCAGTGTATTTTCTAATGAACTTCTCGAACTGCTAACTGTTATTGCCAACATAATGTTAAAACAACATC
It includes:
- the LOC106753858 gene encoding G2/mitotic-specific cyclin S13-7 translates to MASRTTIKQQGADEAVVKGGKHRCAAKGRNRKALGDIGNFVNVGEVEVKPNRPITRSFRALLHAQAQAAAAADTDKNNKKQVSANVAGLPPVSNAVAATKRVVQKRGKKKVTVKPKPEKPIDKEAIPDKKIQKNKTREGYDNSKKNSHAFTSVLTARSKAASGITNKPKEQIIDIDAGDVDNELAAVEYIDHLYRFYKLVENENRPRDYIESQPEINERSRAILVNWLIEVNTKFNLSLETLYLTINIIDRFLSVKSIPRSGELQLVGISAMLMASKYEEIWAPEVEGLVCLTTYTHEQILVMEKTILYQLEWTLTVPTPLVFLVRFIKATVPDQELENMAHFLSELGLVNYATIMYCPSMIAASAVFAARCTLNKTPLWNETLKLHTGYSQEQLMECSRLLVSFHSMVGDEEELKVVHRKYSDPQKGAVAMLPPAKNLLPEGTVSQ